A segment of the Candidatus Neomarinimicrobiota bacterium genome:
TGGGGACCTGTACCGGACTAATCTTGATGGCAAGCAGGGTCGATGATTCAAGAGTGCAATCTCTTAATCTACTCAATATTGGCGTCGTGCGGAATTCTTATGGACGGCAGGTTGACTCCTTTACGGCCCCGCTTGACCTTGTTCTTGGAGGGGAAACCGTTTCCCTGAGGGGGATATTCATCAGGGCACCGAGAATCAGTTCCGTGGGCAGTGGGACGGAAGTACTGGGTTCACTGGAGGGTGAACCCGTCATGGTTCAGGAAAATCACTTTCTGGGTTGCACTTTCCATCCCGAACTTTCCGACAGCACTGCCGTTCACGACTATTTTGTATCAATGGTAAAGGAGCTGGAGTTTGCTGGATAGCTTCAAGATTTTGGATAAGATCAACTCGCCCGCTGATCTTCGCGGTCTCTCCGTAAAGAAACTCCGAATGGTCTGTGATGAATTGCGAGAATACATCATCGATGTGATTGAGGAAAAGGGAGGACATTTCGCTTCGCCTCTCGGCGTGGTGGACCTGACGGTGGCGCTCCACAGCGTTTTCGACACGCCGCGTGATCTGCTGATCTGGGATGTGAGTCATCAATGCTACGCTCACAAGATCATAACGGGTCGGAGGGATCAATTCCCAACACTTCGCCAGGACAACGGGATTAGCGGGTTTTGCCGTCGGGAAGAGAGTGAATATGATGCGTTTGGTGCAGGCCACGCAAGCACCTCCATATCCGCGGCACTGGGAATGGCCCGCGCCCGGGATCTGAAAGGTGAGACTCACAAAATCATTGCTGTCGTGGGGGATGGAGGACTTACGGGGGGACTGGCCTACGAAGGAATCAACAATGTGGGCATTCTCGACAGCCAGTTGCTTATCGTGCTAAACGATAACCGTATGTCAATCTCACCGACTGTGGGGGCCCTTTCGCACTATCTGACGAAGGTCGTCACCAATCCTCTGTATAACAGGGTTCGAGACCGGATCTGGGAATTGACGGGGAAACTGCCCAAAGGATCAACCGCCCTGCGGCGTCTCCTGCACAGTTTGCAGGAAGGTCTTAAGACATTCCTGGTTCCAGGTATGATTTTTGAGGAGCTGGGCATTCGCTATTTCGGTCCCATCGACGGGCATGATATGGACGAAATGATCGACACGTTGGAGAAATTGAAAGATTTTCCTCGTCCCTCGGTGGTACATCTGCTTACCCGAAAGGGGAGTGGAAAGAAACAGGCGGAGGAAGATCCCCTTAAGTGGTACAGTGTTGCGGGGAGAACCAATACGAAAAAACCTGAGGGTGAGGCTCCCGACTACTACAAGGCATTTGGACAGATAGCATGCCAGCTGGCGGAACAGGATGAGGACATCTGTTGTGTGGTGGCGGCCATGAGGGAGGGAACCGGATTGGTGGATTTTGCCAGGAAGTTTCCCCAGCGCTTCTTCGATTGCGGCATCGCTGAAGGGCACGCTGTC
Coding sequences within it:
- the pdxT gene encoding pyridoxal 5'-phosphate synthase glutaminase subunit PdxT, whose amino-acid sequence is GTCTGLILMASRVDDSRVQSLNLLNIGVVRNSYGRQVDSFTAPLDLVLGGETVSLRGIFIRAPRISSVGSGTEVLGSLEGEPVMVQENHFLGCTFHPELSDSTAVHDYFVSMVKELEFAG
- the dxs gene encoding 1-deoxy-D-xylulose-5-phosphate synthase encodes the protein MDKINSPADLRGLSVKKLRMVCDELREYIIDVIEEKGGHFASPLGVVDLTVALHSVFDTPRDLLIWDVSHQCYAHKIITGRRDQFPTLRQDNGISGFCRREESEYDAFGAGHASTSISAALGMARARDLKGETHKIIAVVGDGGLTGGLAYEGINNVGILDSQLLIVLNDNRMSISPTVGALSHYLTKVVTNPLYNRVRDRIWELTGKLPKGSTALRRLLHSLQEGLKTFLVPGMIFEELGIRYFGPIDGHDMDEMIDTLEKLKDFPRPSVVHLLTRKGSGKKQAEEDPLKWYSVAGRTNTKKPEGEAPDYYKAFGQIACQLAEQDEDICCVVAAMREGTGLVDFARKFPQRFFDCGIAEGHAVTFSGGLAVSGIKPITAIYSTFLQRSFDMLVHDIAIQGLHVVFVLDRSGVVGPDGPTHHGSFDLSYLQLIPGMTLAAPKDGDELRDLLYTGLYECGGPFAVRYPKASSLVFHEKAAPKAIPIGSWEIIAEGESLAILAVGSMVEQAKNALPMLPESTLKPRIVNARFIKPLDDLMLREIVSSFEAVLTIEEGTLVGGFGSAVLGWLNEHGYGGTVYQLGIPDEFIDHGSRKTLLDNLGLTANRISDTIARIGSGKEVQIL